A single window of Brachyhypopomus gauderio isolate BG-103 chromosome 21, BGAUD_0.2, whole genome shotgun sequence DNA harbors:
- the bcas1 gene encoding breast carcinoma-amplified sequence 1 isoform X7 — MGLIQSVQITPQETDHGEEKTLKNGESNGHVISDLDLTDAVSAPEQEMPAKEEPPHPIETSKFFKNMFKKKAEAEAPAVEASGSSEPQIIAVVQTDSQKSEPPDIKGSTQAKKEPQGEPSNPSAAEVAEDIVQPDNTSPEEKSVMNFLKTFKVSPTKTSKEATVTPDVSKEQKVCPPPQGANVQEASKVLPPPPPAPPKMEGKAEIAIKKEETPPADATAVAAGGKEPAGASKAKAKDSPFGKLFRAKVDASKTSTLEATAKPEQPPAPKPEEQKPEKKPSPFAKLLKPKATESKKEGPAAPAAAEVSSGVKAKEEPKAATATLAVPAPDNKSLGSADNSSPSIPRKIEKRNSFQLFFKTLGQKQHSDAGVQTEPVAPEKTK; from the exons ATGGGGCTTATACAATCGGTTCAAATCACACCACAAGAG ACAGACCATGGTGAGGAGAAAACACTAAAAAATGGTGAATCCAATGGACATGTCATCTCTGATTTGGATTTGACCGATGCTG TGTCAGCACCGGAACAAGAAATGCCTGCGAAAGAGGAGCCCCCACATCCAATCGAGACAAGCAAGTTCTTCAAAAACATGTTCAAGAAGAAGGCAGAGGCCGAAGCGCCTGCCGTAGAAGCTTCCGGTTCCTCTGAACCCCAGATCATCGCTGTAGTACAGactgacagccagaaatct GAGCCTCCTGACATAAAGGGAAGTACACAGGCTAAGAAAGAGCCACAGGGCGAGCCTTCCAACCCCAGTGCTGCTGAGGTCGCAGAAGACATCGTTCAACCAGACAACACCAGCCCCGAGGAAAAATCAGTTATGAACTTTTTGAAAACATTC AAGGTGAGTCCAACCAAAACATCAAAAGAAGCAACAGTTACTCCTGATGTCTCTAAAGAGCAG AAAGTGTGCCCGCCCCCTCAAGGAGCAAAT GTCCAGGAAGCATCGAAGGTTCTCCCTCCTCCGCCGCCAGCGCCTCCAAAGATGGAGGGCAAAGCAGAGATAGCCATAAAGAAAGAGGAGACGCCACCAGCAGATGCAACAGCAGTGGCAGCGGGTGGCAAGGAGCCAGCAGGCGCCAGCAAGGCGAAAGCTAAGGACAGCCCATTTGGCAAACTCTTCCGGGCAAAG GTAGACGCATCCAAGACGAGCACCCTTGAGGCCACCGCCAAACCCGAGCAGCCCCCGGCACCCAAACCAGAAGAGCAGAAACCAGAGAAGAAGCCCTCACCCTTCGCCAAATTGCTCAAACCAAAG GCTACAGAGTCCAAGAAAGAGGGCCCCGCGGCCCCCGCGGCTGCAGAGGTCAGCTCAGGGGTCAAGGCCAAAGAAGAGCCCAAGGCTGCTACCGCGACCCTAGCTGTACCTGCCCCAGACAACAAATCCTTGGGGAGTGCAGACAACTCTTCACCCAGCATCCCCCGCAAGATAGAGAAGAGGAACTCCTTCCAACTGTTCTTCAAGACCCTG GGTCAGAAACAGCACTCTGACGCTGGAGTGCAAACAGAACCCGTCGCACCCGAGAAGACTAAATGA
- the bcas1 gene encoding breast carcinoma-amplified sequence 1 isoform X4, producing MGLIQSVQITPQETDHGEEKTLKNGESNGHVISDLDLTDAVSAPEQEMPAKEEPPHPIETSKFFKNMFKKKAEAEAPAVEASGSSEPQIIAVVQTDSQKSEPPDIKGSTQAKKEPQGEPSNPSAAEVAEDIVQPDNTSPEEKSVMNFLKTFKVSPTKTSKEATVTPDVSKEQKVCPPPQGANVQEASKVLPPPPPAPPKMEGKAEIAIKKEETPPADATAVAAGGKEPAGASKAKAKDSPFGKLFRAKVDASKTSTLEATAKPEQPPAPKPEEQKPEKKPSPFAKLLKPKVLLGQVGSKIQAAASTAAASVSLGTRGAATESKKEGPAAPAAAEVSSGVKAKEEPKAATATLAVPAPDNKSLGSADNSSPSIPRKIEKRNSFQLFFKTLGQKQHSDAGVQTEPVAPEKTK from the exons ATGGGGCTTATACAATCGGTTCAAATCACACCACAAGAG ACAGACCATGGTGAGGAGAAAACACTAAAAAATGGTGAATCCAATGGACATGTCATCTCTGATTTGGATTTGACCGATGCTG TGTCAGCACCGGAACAAGAAATGCCTGCGAAAGAGGAGCCCCCACATCCAATCGAGACAAGCAAGTTCTTCAAAAACATGTTCAAGAAGAAGGCAGAGGCCGAAGCGCCTGCCGTAGAAGCTTCCGGTTCCTCTGAACCCCAGATCATCGCTGTAGTACAGactgacagccagaaatct GAGCCTCCTGACATAAAGGGAAGTACACAGGCTAAGAAAGAGCCACAGGGCGAGCCTTCCAACCCCAGTGCTGCTGAGGTCGCAGAAGACATCGTTCAACCAGACAACACCAGCCCCGAGGAAAAATCAGTTATGAACTTTTTGAAAACATTC AAGGTGAGTCCAACCAAAACATCAAAAGAAGCAACAGTTACTCCTGATGTCTCTAAAGAGCAG AAAGTGTGCCCGCCCCCTCAAGGAGCAAAT GTCCAGGAAGCATCGAAGGTTCTCCCTCCTCCGCCGCCAGCGCCTCCAAAGATGGAGGGCAAAGCAGAGATAGCCATAAAGAAAGAGGAGACGCCACCAGCAGATGCAACAGCAGTGGCAGCGGGTGGCAAGGAGCCAGCAGGCGCCAGCAAGGCGAAAGCTAAGGACAGCCCATTTGGCAAACTCTTCCGGGCAAAG GTAGACGCATCCAAGACGAGCACCCTTGAGGCCACCGCCAAACCCGAGCAGCCCCCGGCACCCAAACCAGAAGAGCAGAAACCAGAGAAGAAGCCCTCACCCTTCGCCAAATTGCTCAAACCAAAG GTGCTGCTAGGCCAGGTGGGCTCTAAGATCCAGGCGGCTGCATCGACTGCTGCGGCCAGTGTCTCCCTTGGCACCAGAGGAGCG GCTACAGAGTCCAAGAAAGAGGGCCCCGCGGCCCCCGCGGCTGCAGAGGTCAGCTCAGGGGTCAAGGCCAAAGAAGAGCCCAAGGCTGCTACCGCGACCCTAGCTGTACCTGCCCCAGACAACAAATCCTTGGGGAGTGCAGACAACTCTTCACCCAGCATCCCCCGCAAGATAGAGAAGAGGAACTCCTTCCAACTGTTCTTCAAGACCCTG GGTCAGAAACAGCACTCTGACGCTGGAGTGCAAACAGAACCCGTCGCACCCGAGAAGACTAAATGA
- the bcas1 gene encoding breast carcinoma-amplified sequence 1 isoform X6, whose amino-acid sequence MGLIQSVQITPQETDHGEEKTLKNGESNGHVISDLDLTDAVSAPEQEMPAKEEPPHPIETSKFFKNMFKKKAEAEAPAVEASGSSEPQIIAVVQTDSQKSEPPDIKGSTQAKKEPQGEPSNPSAAEVAEDIVQPDNTSPEEKSVMNFLKTFKVSPTKTSKEATVTPDVSKEQKVCPPPQGANVQEASKVLPPPPPAPPKMEGKAEIAIKKEETPPADATAVAAGGKEPAGASKAKAKDSPFGKLFRAKPVVKETEQAVEVDASKTSTLEATAKPEQPPAPKPEEQKPEKKPSPFAKLLKPKATESKKEGPAAPAAAEVSSGVKAKEEPKAATATLAVPAPDNKSLGSADNSSPSIPRKIEKRNSFQLFFKTLGQKQHSDAGVQTEPVAPEKTK is encoded by the exons ATGGGGCTTATACAATCGGTTCAAATCACACCACAAGAG ACAGACCATGGTGAGGAGAAAACACTAAAAAATGGTGAATCCAATGGACATGTCATCTCTGATTTGGATTTGACCGATGCTG TGTCAGCACCGGAACAAGAAATGCCTGCGAAAGAGGAGCCCCCACATCCAATCGAGACAAGCAAGTTCTTCAAAAACATGTTCAAGAAGAAGGCAGAGGCCGAAGCGCCTGCCGTAGAAGCTTCCGGTTCCTCTGAACCCCAGATCATCGCTGTAGTACAGactgacagccagaaatct GAGCCTCCTGACATAAAGGGAAGTACACAGGCTAAGAAAGAGCCACAGGGCGAGCCTTCCAACCCCAGTGCTGCTGAGGTCGCAGAAGACATCGTTCAACCAGACAACACCAGCCCCGAGGAAAAATCAGTTATGAACTTTTTGAAAACATTC AAGGTGAGTCCAACCAAAACATCAAAAGAAGCAACAGTTACTCCTGATGTCTCTAAAGAGCAG AAAGTGTGCCCGCCCCCTCAAGGAGCAAAT GTCCAGGAAGCATCGAAGGTTCTCCCTCCTCCGCCGCCAGCGCCTCCAAAGATGGAGGGCAAAGCAGAGATAGCCATAAAGAAAGAGGAGACGCCACCAGCAGATGCAACAGCAGTGGCAGCGGGTGGCAAGGAGCCAGCAGGCGCCAGCAAGGCGAAAGCTAAGGACAGCCCATTTGGCAAACTCTTCCGGGCAAAG CCTGTGGTGAAGGAGACGGAACAGGCAGTTGAG GTAGACGCATCCAAGACGAGCACCCTTGAGGCCACCGCCAAACCCGAGCAGCCCCCGGCACCCAAACCAGAAGAGCAGAAACCAGAGAAGAAGCCCTCACCCTTCGCCAAATTGCTCAAACCAAAG GCTACAGAGTCCAAGAAAGAGGGCCCCGCGGCCCCCGCGGCTGCAGAGGTCAGCTCAGGGGTCAAGGCCAAAGAAGAGCCCAAGGCTGCTACCGCGACCCTAGCTGTACCTGCCCCAGACAACAAATCCTTGGGGAGTGCAGACAACTCTTCACCCAGCATCCCCCGCAAGATAGAGAAGAGGAACTCCTTCCAACTGTTCTTCAAGACCCTG GGTCAGAAACAGCACTCTGACGCTGGAGTGCAAACAGAACCCGTCGCACCCGAGAAGACTAAATGA
- the bcas1 gene encoding breast carcinoma-amplified sequence 1 isoform X5 produces the protein MGLIQSVQITPQETDHGEEKTLKNGESNGHVISDLDLTDAVSAPEQEMPAKEEPPHPIETSKFFKNMFKKKAEAEAPAVEASGSSEPQIIAVVQTDSQKSEPPDIKGSTQAKKEPQGEPSNPSAAEVAEDIVQPDNTSPEEKSVMNFLKTFKVSPTKTSKEATVTPDVSKEQKVCPPPQGANVQEASKVLPPPPPAPPKMEGKAEIAIKKEETPPADATAVAAGGKEPAGASKAKAKDSPFGKLFRAKPVVKETEQAVEVQVDASKTSTLEATAKPEQPPAPKPEEQKPEKKPSPFAKLLKPKATESKKEGPAAPAAAEVSSGVKAKEEPKAATATLAVPAPDNKSLGSADNSSPSIPRKIEKRNSFQLFFKTLGQKQHSDAGVQTEPVAPEKTK, from the exons ATGGGGCTTATACAATCGGTTCAAATCACACCACAAGAG ACAGACCATGGTGAGGAGAAAACACTAAAAAATGGTGAATCCAATGGACATGTCATCTCTGATTTGGATTTGACCGATGCTG TGTCAGCACCGGAACAAGAAATGCCTGCGAAAGAGGAGCCCCCACATCCAATCGAGACAAGCAAGTTCTTCAAAAACATGTTCAAGAAGAAGGCAGAGGCCGAAGCGCCTGCCGTAGAAGCTTCCGGTTCCTCTGAACCCCAGATCATCGCTGTAGTACAGactgacagccagaaatct GAGCCTCCTGACATAAAGGGAAGTACACAGGCTAAGAAAGAGCCACAGGGCGAGCCTTCCAACCCCAGTGCTGCTGAGGTCGCAGAAGACATCGTTCAACCAGACAACACCAGCCCCGAGGAAAAATCAGTTATGAACTTTTTGAAAACATTC AAGGTGAGTCCAACCAAAACATCAAAAGAAGCAACAGTTACTCCTGATGTCTCTAAAGAGCAG AAAGTGTGCCCGCCCCCTCAAGGAGCAAAT GTCCAGGAAGCATCGAAGGTTCTCCCTCCTCCGCCGCCAGCGCCTCCAAAGATGGAGGGCAAAGCAGAGATAGCCATAAAGAAAGAGGAGACGCCACCAGCAGATGCAACAGCAGTGGCAGCGGGTGGCAAGGAGCCAGCAGGCGCCAGCAAGGCGAAAGCTAAGGACAGCCCATTTGGCAAACTCTTCCGGGCAAAG CCTGTGGTGAAGGAGACGGAACAGGCAGTTGAGGTACAG GTAGACGCATCCAAGACGAGCACCCTTGAGGCCACCGCCAAACCCGAGCAGCCCCCGGCACCCAAACCAGAAGAGCAGAAACCAGAGAAGAAGCCCTCACCCTTCGCCAAATTGCTCAAACCAAAG GCTACAGAGTCCAAGAAAGAGGGCCCCGCGGCCCCCGCGGCTGCAGAGGTCAGCTCAGGGGTCAAGGCCAAAGAAGAGCCCAAGGCTGCTACCGCGACCCTAGCTGTACCTGCCCCAGACAACAAATCCTTGGGGAGTGCAGACAACTCTTCACCCAGCATCCCCCGCAAGATAGAGAAGAGGAACTCCTTCCAACTGTTCTTCAAGACCCTG GGTCAGAAACAGCACTCTGACGCTGGAGTGCAAACAGAACCCGTCGCACCCGAGAAGACTAAATGA
- the bcas1 gene encoding breast carcinoma-amplified sequence 1 isoform X2, with translation MGLIQSVQITPQETDHGEEKTLKNGESNGHVISDLDLTDAVSAPEQEMPAKEEPPHPIETSKFFKNMFKKKAEAEAPAVEASGSSEPQIIAVVQTDSQKSEPPDIKGSTQAKKEPQGEPSNPSAAEVAEDIVQPDNTSPEEKSVMNFLKTFKVSPTKTSKEATVTPDVSKEQKVCPPPQGANVQEASKVLPPPPPAPPKMEGKAEIAIKKEETPPADATAVAAGGKEPAGASKAKAKDSPFGKLFRAKPVVKETEQAVEVDASKTSTLEATAKPEQPPAPKPEEQKPEKKPSPFAKLLKPKVLLGQVGSKIQAAASTAAASVSLGTRGAATESKKEGPAAPAAAEVSSGVKAKEEPKAATATLAVPAPDNKSLGSADNSSPSIPRKIEKRNSFQLFFKTLGQKQHSDAGVQTEPVAPEKTK, from the exons ATGGGGCTTATACAATCGGTTCAAATCACACCACAAGAG ACAGACCATGGTGAGGAGAAAACACTAAAAAATGGTGAATCCAATGGACATGTCATCTCTGATTTGGATTTGACCGATGCTG TGTCAGCACCGGAACAAGAAATGCCTGCGAAAGAGGAGCCCCCACATCCAATCGAGACAAGCAAGTTCTTCAAAAACATGTTCAAGAAGAAGGCAGAGGCCGAAGCGCCTGCCGTAGAAGCTTCCGGTTCCTCTGAACCCCAGATCATCGCTGTAGTACAGactgacagccagaaatct GAGCCTCCTGACATAAAGGGAAGTACACAGGCTAAGAAAGAGCCACAGGGCGAGCCTTCCAACCCCAGTGCTGCTGAGGTCGCAGAAGACATCGTTCAACCAGACAACACCAGCCCCGAGGAAAAATCAGTTATGAACTTTTTGAAAACATTC AAGGTGAGTCCAACCAAAACATCAAAAGAAGCAACAGTTACTCCTGATGTCTCTAAAGAGCAG AAAGTGTGCCCGCCCCCTCAAGGAGCAAAT GTCCAGGAAGCATCGAAGGTTCTCCCTCCTCCGCCGCCAGCGCCTCCAAAGATGGAGGGCAAAGCAGAGATAGCCATAAAGAAAGAGGAGACGCCACCAGCAGATGCAACAGCAGTGGCAGCGGGTGGCAAGGAGCCAGCAGGCGCCAGCAAGGCGAAAGCTAAGGACAGCCCATTTGGCAAACTCTTCCGGGCAAAG CCTGTGGTGAAGGAGACGGAACAGGCAGTTGAG GTAGACGCATCCAAGACGAGCACCCTTGAGGCCACCGCCAAACCCGAGCAGCCCCCGGCACCCAAACCAGAAGAGCAGAAACCAGAGAAGAAGCCCTCACCCTTCGCCAAATTGCTCAAACCAAAG GTGCTGCTAGGCCAGGTGGGCTCTAAGATCCAGGCGGCTGCATCGACTGCTGCGGCCAGTGTCTCCCTTGGCACCAGAGGAGCG GCTACAGAGTCCAAGAAAGAGGGCCCCGCGGCCCCCGCGGCTGCAGAGGTCAGCTCAGGGGTCAAGGCCAAAGAAGAGCCCAAGGCTGCTACCGCGACCCTAGCTGTACCTGCCCCAGACAACAAATCCTTGGGGAGTGCAGACAACTCTTCACCCAGCATCCCCCGCAAGATAGAGAAGAGGAACTCCTTCCAACTGTTCTTCAAGACCCTG GGTCAGAAACAGCACTCTGACGCTGGAGTGCAAACAGAACCCGTCGCACCCGAGAAGACTAAATGA
- the bcas1 gene encoding breast carcinoma-amplified sequence 1 isoform X3: MGLIQSVQITPQETDHGEEKTLKNGESNGHVISDLDLTDAVSAPEQEMPAKEEPPHPIETSKFFKNMFKKKAEAEAPAVEASGSSEPQIIAVVQTDSQKSEPPDIKGSTQAKKEPQGEPSNPSAAEVAEDIVQPDNTSPEEKSVMNFLKTFKVSPTKTSKEATVTPDVSKEQVQEASKVLPPPPPAPPKMEGKAEIAIKKEETPPADATAVAAGGKEPAGASKAKAKDSPFGKLFRAKPVVKETEQAVEVQVDASKTSTLEATAKPEQPPAPKPEEQKPEKKPSPFAKLLKPKVLLGQVGSKIQAAASTAAASVSLGTRGAATESKKEGPAAPAAAEVSSGVKAKEEPKAATATLAVPAPDNKSLGSADNSSPSIPRKIEKRNSFQLFFKTLGQKQHSDAGVQTEPVAPEKTK, encoded by the exons ATGGGGCTTATACAATCGGTTCAAATCACACCACAAGAG ACAGACCATGGTGAGGAGAAAACACTAAAAAATGGTGAATCCAATGGACATGTCATCTCTGATTTGGATTTGACCGATGCTG TGTCAGCACCGGAACAAGAAATGCCTGCGAAAGAGGAGCCCCCACATCCAATCGAGACAAGCAAGTTCTTCAAAAACATGTTCAAGAAGAAGGCAGAGGCCGAAGCGCCTGCCGTAGAAGCTTCCGGTTCCTCTGAACCCCAGATCATCGCTGTAGTACAGactgacagccagaaatct GAGCCTCCTGACATAAAGGGAAGTACACAGGCTAAGAAAGAGCCACAGGGCGAGCCTTCCAACCCCAGTGCTGCTGAGGTCGCAGAAGACATCGTTCAACCAGACAACACCAGCCCCGAGGAAAAATCAGTTATGAACTTTTTGAAAACATTC AAGGTGAGTCCAACCAAAACATCAAAAGAAGCAACAGTTACTCCTGATGTCTCTAAAGAGCAG GTCCAGGAAGCATCGAAGGTTCTCCCTCCTCCGCCGCCAGCGCCTCCAAAGATGGAGGGCAAAGCAGAGATAGCCATAAAGAAAGAGGAGACGCCACCAGCAGATGCAACAGCAGTGGCAGCGGGTGGCAAGGAGCCAGCAGGCGCCAGCAAGGCGAAAGCTAAGGACAGCCCATTTGGCAAACTCTTCCGGGCAAAG CCTGTGGTGAAGGAGACGGAACAGGCAGTTGAGGTACAG GTAGACGCATCCAAGACGAGCACCCTTGAGGCCACCGCCAAACCCGAGCAGCCCCCGGCACCCAAACCAGAAGAGCAGAAACCAGAGAAGAAGCCCTCACCCTTCGCCAAATTGCTCAAACCAAAG GTGCTGCTAGGCCAGGTGGGCTCTAAGATCCAGGCGGCTGCATCGACTGCTGCGGCCAGTGTCTCCCTTGGCACCAGAGGAGCG GCTACAGAGTCCAAGAAAGAGGGCCCCGCGGCCCCCGCGGCTGCAGAGGTCAGCTCAGGGGTCAAGGCCAAAGAAGAGCCCAAGGCTGCTACCGCGACCCTAGCTGTACCTGCCCCAGACAACAAATCCTTGGGGAGTGCAGACAACTCTTCACCCAGCATCCCCCGCAAGATAGAGAAGAGGAACTCCTTCCAACTGTTCTTCAAGACCCTG GGTCAGAAACAGCACTCTGACGCTGGAGTGCAAACAGAACCCGTCGCACCCGAGAAGACTAAATGA
- the bcas1 gene encoding breast carcinoma-amplified sequence 1 isoform X1, whose product MGLIQSVQITPQETDHGEEKTLKNGESNGHVISDLDLTDAVSAPEQEMPAKEEPPHPIETSKFFKNMFKKKAEAEAPAVEASGSSEPQIIAVVQTDSQKSEPPDIKGSTQAKKEPQGEPSNPSAAEVAEDIVQPDNTSPEEKSVMNFLKTFKVSPTKTSKEATVTPDVSKEQKVCPPPQGANVQEASKVLPPPPPAPPKMEGKAEIAIKKEETPPADATAVAAGGKEPAGASKAKAKDSPFGKLFRAKPVVKETEQAVEVQVDASKTSTLEATAKPEQPPAPKPEEQKPEKKPSPFAKLLKPKVLLGQVGSKIQAAASTAAASVSLGTRGAATESKKEGPAAPAAAEVSSGVKAKEEPKAATATLAVPAPDNKSLGSADNSSPSIPRKIEKRNSFQLFFKTLGQKQHSDAGVQTEPVAPEKTK is encoded by the exons ATGGGGCTTATACAATCGGTTCAAATCACACCACAAGAG ACAGACCATGGTGAGGAGAAAACACTAAAAAATGGTGAATCCAATGGACATGTCATCTCTGATTTGGATTTGACCGATGCTG TGTCAGCACCGGAACAAGAAATGCCTGCGAAAGAGGAGCCCCCACATCCAATCGAGACAAGCAAGTTCTTCAAAAACATGTTCAAGAAGAAGGCAGAGGCCGAAGCGCCTGCCGTAGAAGCTTCCGGTTCCTCTGAACCCCAGATCATCGCTGTAGTACAGactgacagccagaaatct GAGCCTCCTGACATAAAGGGAAGTACACAGGCTAAGAAAGAGCCACAGGGCGAGCCTTCCAACCCCAGTGCTGCTGAGGTCGCAGAAGACATCGTTCAACCAGACAACACCAGCCCCGAGGAAAAATCAGTTATGAACTTTTTGAAAACATTC AAGGTGAGTCCAACCAAAACATCAAAAGAAGCAACAGTTACTCCTGATGTCTCTAAAGAGCAG AAAGTGTGCCCGCCCCCTCAAGGAGCAAAT GTCCAGGAAGCATCGAAGGTTCTCCCTCCTCCGCCGCCAGCGCCTCCAAAGATGGAGGGCAAAGCAGAGATAGCCATAAAGAAAGAGGAGACGCCACCAGCAGATGCAACAGCAGTGGCAGCGGGTGGCAAGGAGCCAGCAGGCGCCAGCAAGGCGAAAGCTAAGGACAGCCCATTTGGCAAACTCTTCCGGGCAAAG CCTGTGGTGAAGGAGACGGAACAGGCAGTTGAGGTACAG GTAGACGCATCCAAGACGAGCACCCTTGAGGCCACCGCCAAACCCGAGCAGCCCCCGGCACCCAAACCAGAAGAGCAGAAACCAGAGAAGAAGCCCTCACCCTTCGCCAAATTGCTCAAACCAAAG GTGCTGCTAGGCCAGGTGGGCTCTAAGATCCAGGCGGCTGCATCGACTGCTGCGGCCAGTGTCTCCCTTGGCACCAGAGGAGCG GCTACAGAGTCCAAGAAAGAGGGCCCCGCGGCCCCCGCGGCTGCAGAGGTCAGCTCAGGGGTCAAGGCCAAAGAAGAGCCCAAGGCTGCTACCGCGACCCTAGCTGTACCTGCCCCAGACAACAAATCCTTGGGGAGTGCAGACAACTCTTCACCCAGCATCCCCCGCAAGATAGAGAAGAGGAACTCCTTCCAACTGTTCTTCAAGACCCTG GGTCAGAAACAGCACTCTGACGCTGGAGTGCAAACAGAACCCGTCGCACCCGAGAAGACTAAATGA
- the pfdn4 gene encoding prefoldin subunit 4: protein MAAIKKKSVAVEDVNVTFEDQQKINKFARNTNRMTELKEEIEAKKKSLQNLEDASDDIMMCEDDDLLIPYRIGDVFISHSQEETQEMLEAAKESLKEEIKSLESRVSSIQEVLGELKVQLYAKFGNNINLEADES from the exons ATGGCGGCCATCAAGAAGAAATCTGTT GCAGTTGAAGACGTCAATGTTACTTTTGAAGACCAGCAGAAGATTAACAAGTTTGCTAGAAACACTAATCGCATGACTGAGTTGAAAGAAGAAATAGAAGCcaaaaag AAATCCCTACAGAATTTAGAAGATGCTAGTGATGACATCATGATGTGTGAGGATGATGATCTTCTAATTCCATATCGTATTGGAGATGTCTTCATCAGTCACTCACAAGAGGAGACACAAGAAATGCTAGAAGCTGCAAAG GAGTCTCTCAAGGAGGAGATCAAATCTCTGGAGAGTCGGGTGTCCTCAATACAGGAAGTGCTCGGAGAGCTTAAGGTCCAGTTGTATGCCAAGTTTGGGAACAACATCAATCTGGAAGCTGACGAGAGCTGA